In Ramlibacter sp., the sequence GACCTATCTGGCGGCCCAAAATGCACCAAAATGAGTTGTTTTCATCAACTATAAATTTCTTGCATAACGCCCCGCGCATTCAGCATTGGCCTTTCAAAAAGGAGACATCTACAGTTCGCGCCATCGCAAAAACGGCTGTAACCAAATGTCTGGTGTCTTTCGCGTCGAGCATGATTTCCTGGGGCCAAGGCAGATTCCCGCCAATGCCTACTGGGGCGTCCACACGGCCCGCGCGGTAGAGAATTTCCCGATTTCCGGCACGCCGATCTCGGCCATGCCGGACCTGATCCGGGCCCTGGGCCACGTCAAGAAGGCCGCGGCGCGTGCCAATGCCGAACTGGGCACACTGGACCGCAAGCGGGCCACCGCGATCATGAGCGCCTGTGAAAAGCTGATCGCCGGCCAGCACCACGACCAGTTCGTGGTGGACGTGATCCAGGGCGGCGCCGGCACCTCCACCAACATGAACGCCAACGAGGTGATTGCCAACCTCGCGCTCGAGAAGCTGGGCCTGGAGAAGGGCCGCTACGACGCCCTGCACCCCAACGACCACGTCAATGCCTCGCAGAGCACCAACGATGTCTACCCGACGGCGGTGCGGCTGGCGCTGTGGTCGGGCATTGACCGGCTGCTGGCCGCCATGGCCACGCTGCGCGGCGGGTTCGAGGCCAAGGCCGAGGAATTCAAGGCCGTGCTCAAGATCGGCCGCACCCAGTTGCAGGATGCCGTGCCCATGACGCTGGGCCAGGAGTTCTCCACCTACGCGGTCATGCTCGAGGAAGACGAGGCCCGGCTGCGGGAGGCCCGCGCGCTGATCCAGGAAATCAACCTGGGCGCCACGGCCATCGGCACGGGCATCAACACGCCGCACGGCTACGCCGAGCTGGCCTGCAGATACCTGGCCGAGGAGAGTGGCATCCCGGTGGTCATGGCCAGCAACCTGATCGAGGCCACCCAGGACACCGGCGCGTTTGTGCAGCTGTCGGGCGTGCTCAAGCGCGTGGCCACCAAGCTCAGCAAGACCTGCAACGACCTGCGCCTGCTGTCCAGCGGCCCGCAGGCCGGCTTTGGCGAGATTCGCCTGCCGCCGCGCCAGGCGGGCTCGTCCATCATGCCCGGCAAGGTCAACCCGGTGATCCCGGAGGTGATGAACCAGGTCGCGTTCGAGGTGATCGGCAACGACATCACCGTGACCATGGCGTCCGAGGCCGGGCAGCTGCAGCTCAACGCCTTCGAGCCCATCATGGGCTGGAGCCTGTTCAAGAGCATCACCCACCTGGGCAATGCCTGCCTCACGCTGCAGGCCCATTGCGTGTCCGGCATCGAGGCCAACCATGAACTGCTGGCGAAACGGGTGCGCGAATCGATCACGCTGGTGACGGCGCTCAACCCCATCATCGGCTACGAGAAGGCGGCGCTGATCGCCAAGACGGCCATCGCCAGCGGCATGCCGGTGGACCAGGTGGCCGAAAACCTGGGCATCCTCACTCGGGCGCAGATCGAGGCGCTGCTGGTGCCTGAAAACCTCACGCAGCCCCTGCGTCCCGCTCCCTGACGGGGAGGCGGGCACAAAGGCTGCTTAGCTCCTGGAAGTTGTCTCAAATGAAAATGAACGCACCACGTTGGGGAATTGCTTTGGCTGTCACGGCCGCCTGCTGGGCCTCGGCGGCCCAGGCGCAGGGCGTGCTGGACCGCGTCAAGGCCGGCGGCAAGCTGGTGATCGCCCACCGCGAATCGTCCGTGCCTTTCTCGTACATCGACCCCGTCTCGCGCCAGCCCATGGGCTACGCGCTGGACCTGTGCCTGAAGGTCGCCGAGGCGGTGGGCAAGAAGGTGGGCGTCAAGAACGTGCCGGTGGAACTGATGCTGGTCACGCCGGCCAACCGCATCGCCATGGTGGAGCAGGGCAAGGCCGACATGGAATGCGGCTCGACCACCAACAATGCCGAACGCCGCCAGAAGGTGGCCTTCACCATTCCCCACTTCATCACCGGCGCGCGGCTGCTGGTGCGCGCCGACAGCAAGGTCGACCGCATTGAAGACCTCATGGGCAAAAAGCTGGTGTCCACCAAGGGCACCACGCCGCTCAAGGCGGCCGACCAGGCCAACCGCGAGCGCCTGATGGGCATCACGATTCTGGAGGCGCCCGACCACGCGCGCGCCGTCGAGATGGTCGAGAAAGGCGAGGCCGATGCCTTCGTGATGGACGACGTGCTGCTGTTCGGACTGGCCGCCAACCGGCCCAACCCCGCCGCCCTCAAGGTGGTGGGCAAGTTCCTCACCACCGAGCCGCTGGCCATCATGCTGCCCAGGGAAGACCCGGCGTTCAAGAAAGTGGTGGACGACGAGATGCGCCGACTGATCGTGAGCCACGAGATCCTGCCCATCTACGACAAGTGGTTTGCCAAGCCCATTCCGCCGAAGAACACGCCGCTGAACCTGCCCGTGAGCTACCTGCTGCGGGACTTCTGGAAATACCCGACTGACCAGGTTCCGTTTTGACGCTCTAATCCTTCCGGGGCAATTGGCCACAGGGTATTCCCGCAAGCCCGCTTCCCTAGAATTTCGTTAGTTCCCTACCCTCAACGCTTCACCACAAGGAGATTCTCATGAAGAAGCATTTGTTGGCTCTCGCCGTCGCAACCATCGCGACCGGCAGCGCCTTTGCCCAGGCCAATGACACGCTGGCCAAAGTCAAGGCCTCCGGCAAGATCGTGATGGGCGTTCGCGAATCGTCCGCTCCGCTGTCCTACACGCTGGGTGACGGCAAGTACGCCGGCTACCACGTCGAACTGTGCGAGCGCATCATCAAGGCGCTGGCCCCCGCCGCCAAGATCGAGTACACGCCCGTGACCTCGGCCAACCGCATTCCGCTGGTGCAAAACGGCACCGTGGACATCGAGTGCGGCTCCACCACCAACAACGCCACGCGCCAGAAGGACGTGAGCTTTGCCTACACCACCTTCGTGACCGAAGTGCGCACGGCCGTCAAGGTGTCCTCGGGCATCAAGTCGATCTCGGAACTGAATGGCAAGAGCCTGGCCACCACCACGGGCACCACGTCCGTGGCGCTGCTGCGCAAGCACGAGCGCGCCAATGGCATCAACTTCAAGGAAGTCTATGGCAAGGACCACGCCGACAGCTTCCTGCTGCTCGAATCGGGCCGCGCTGACGCCTTCGTGATGGATGACAACATCCTGGCCGGCCTGATCGCCTCGTCCAAGTCGCCCAAGGACTACGCCATCGTGGGCGAAACCCTGAACGTCGAACCCATCGCCATCATGGTCCGCAAGGACGACCCGGCCTTCCTGAAGGCCGTGGATGCCCAGATTCAGGGCATGATGAAGACGGGCGAGATCAACAAGCTCTACGACAAGTGGTTCATGAACCCGATCCCGCCCAAGAACACCAGCGTGAACCTGGCCATGGGCAACGTGCTCAAGGAACTGATCAAGTCGCCCAACGACAAGCCCGCTGAAGACTTCAACGCCAAGAAGTAAGCGACGCTGAAAGTCCGGCCCCGCCACCCGATCCCGGGTTGCGGGGCTGTTGTCCATAACAACAAGGAGAAGTCATGAGTCTGGAGTGGCAGATTTTTTGCCTGGACACGATTGACCGGGAGAAGGTGGCTGGATGTTTTGGCTCGGGCCGGACCCAGACTTACCTCGACTGGCTGCTGTCCGCCTGGGTCCAAACCATCGAGGTGTCGCTGCTGTCGCTGGCGGTCGCCCTGATCATCGGATCGCTGATCGGCACCATACGCACGCTGCCCGACAGTCCCTGGCTGGTGCGCTTCGGCAATTTCTGGGTGGAGCTGTTCCGCAACATCCCCCTGCTGGTCCAGATCTTTCTCTGGTACCACGTGATCCCGGTGCTGTTCCCGGCCTTTGCCCACACGCCCAAGCTCGTGCTGGTGGTGTTCGGGCTCGGCTTCTTCACCTCGGCGCGCATCGCCGAGCAGGTGCGCGCGGGCATCCAGGCCCTGCCCAAGGGGCAGCGCTACGCCGGCATGGCGCTGGGTTTCACCACGTTCCAGTACTACCGCTATGTGCTCCTGCCCATGGCGTTTCGCATCATCATTCCCCCGCTGACCAGCGAGAGCATGAACATCTTCAAGAACTCGTCGGTGGCCTTTGCCGTGTCCATCACCGAGCTGACCTTCTTCGCGCAGCAGGCCGGGGAAGAAACCTCGCGCGGCGTCGAGATCTACCTGGGGGTGACCATCCTGTACATCATCTCGGCCTTCACCATCAACCGGATCATGACCTTCGTCGAGAAGCGCGTGCGCGTTCCGGGCTTTGTCGCCTCCACCGGCGGCGGGGGACACTGACATGGGTGAACTCGACTTTTCCTTCTTCACGCTGGAAGTTTTCCGCAGCTATGTGCTCAAGGGCCTGTACTTCAGCGTCACGCTGACGGCCGTGGCCACCCTGGGCGGCATCCTGTTCGGCACGCTGCTGGCCCTGATGCGCCTGTCGGGCATCAAGGCGCTGGAACTGCCGGCCGTGATCTACGTCAACGGCATGCGCTCCATCCCGCTGCTGATGGTGCTGCTGTGGTTCTTCCTGCTGGTGCCGCTGCTCATCGGGCGGTCCATCGGCGCCGAGCTGTCGGCCGTGATCACCTTCATTGCCTTCGAGGCGGCCTATTTCAGCGAGATCATGCGCGCGGGCATCCAGTCGATCCCGCGCGGCCAGGTCTTCGCCGGCCAGGCGCTTGGCATGACCTACGGGCAGAACATGAAGCTGGTGATCCTGCCGCAGGCGTTTCGCAACATGCTGCCCATCCTGCTGACGCAGACCATCATCCTGTTCCAGGACACCTCGCTGGTCTACATCATCACGGCCCATGACATGCTGCACGGCTTCTCGATTGCCGGTGCCAACCTGAGCCACACGCGCGAGGCCTACATCCTGGCGGCCGTCGCCTATTTCATGATCTGCTACGCGCTGTCCTACATGGTCAAGATGCTGCAGAAGAAGATTGCCATCATCCGCTGAACAAGTCCCTGGAGTACGCAAACATGATTGAAATCAACAACGTTTCGAAGTGGTATGGCCCGGTGCAGGTCTTGAACGACTGCAACGTCAAGATCAACAAGGGCGATGTGGTGGTGGTGTGCGGGCCGTCGGGCTCGGGCAAGTCCACGCTGATCAAGACCGTCAACGGCCTGGAGCCCATCCAGAAGGGCGAGATCTTCGTGGACGGCATTGGCCTGCACGACCCCAAGACCGACCTGCCCAAGCTGCGCAGCCGCGTGGGCATGGTGTTCCAGCACTTCGAGCTGTTCCCCCACCTGAGCGTGACCGAGAACCTGACCATCGCCCAGATCAAGGTGCTGGGGCGCAGCGCCGATGAAGCCAGGACCCGCGGGCTCAAGATGCTGGACCGCGTGGGCCTGATGGCGCACAAGGACAAGTTCCCCGGCCAGCTCTCGGGTGGCCAGCAGCAGCGCGTGGCGATTGCCCGGGCGCTGTCCATGGACCCGATCGTCATGCTGTTCGACGAGCCCACCTCGGCGCTCGACCCTGAAATGGTGGGCGAGGTGCTGGACGTGATGGTCAAGCTCGCCAAGGAAGGCATGACCATGATGGTGGTCACGCACGAAATGGGCTTTGCCCGCAAGGTGGCCAGCCGCGTGATCTTCATCGATGTGGGTGGCCGCATCCTGGAAGACTGCTCGACCGACGAGTTTTTCGGCCACCCCGAGAACCGCCAGCCGCGCACCAAGGATTTCCTGGACAAGATCCTGGGGCATTAGGACGCCCCCCGAAGCGGCCCCGCAGGGCCGCCTCCCCCCACTGGGGGGCGCCATCTGCGGCCCGGCAAAGCCGGTTCCGCGATGGCCTGGAATTGATCGGCGCGTCTGGGACAATCTGTGCCCATGACGCAAGAAATCACCATCACCCGCCCTGACGACTGGCACTTGCACGTGCGTGACGGGGCCGCGCTGGCCACGGTGGTGCCGCACACGGCGGCGCAATTTGGCCGGGCCATCATCATGCCCAACCTCAAGCCGCCGGTCACCACGGCGGCGCTGGCCTCGGCTTACCGCGAGCGGATCCTGGCCGCGGTGCCGGCCGGCGCGGCTTTTGAGCCGCTGATGACGCTGTACCTCACCGACCTGTTGCCGCCCGACGAAATCCGCCGTGCCAAGGCCGCCGGCGTGGTGGCCTGCAAGCTGTACCCGGCCGGCGCGACCACCAACAGCGACGCCGGCGTCACCGACATCCGCAAAACCCACGCCACGCTGGAGGCCATGCAGCGCGAGGGCCTGCTGCTGCTGGTGCACGGTGAGGTGACCTCGCCCGACATCGACCTGTTCGACCGCGAGGCGGTGTTCATCGAGCAGCAGCTGATCCCGCTGCGCCGGGATTTCCCCGAACTGAAGATCGTGTTCGAGCACATCACCACGCGTGAGGCCGCTCAGTACGTGGCGTCGGCGGACCGTTTCACGGCCGCCACCGTCACGGCCCACCACCTGCTGTACAACCGCAACGCGATCTTCACGGGCGGCATCCGCCCGCACTATTACTGCCTGCCGGTGCTCAAGCGCGAAACGCACCGCCAGGCGCTGGTTGCCGCCGCGACCGGCGGCAGCGGCAAATTCTTCCTGGGCACCGACAGCGCGCCGCACCCGGCCCACCTGAAGGAGCATGCCACCGGCTGTGCAGGCTGCTATACCGCGCATGCGGCGCTCGAGATGTATGCCGAGGCGTTTGACGCGGCCGGCGCACTGGACCAGCTCGAGGCCTTTGCCAGCTTCAACGGGCCCGCCTTTTACGGCCTGCCGCGCAACCAGGGCACCGTGACCCTGCGGCGTGAGCGCTGGACGCCACCCGACAGCTTTGCCTTTGGCGAGGCCGAACTCAAGCCCCTGCGCTCGGGCGAGGCGTTGCCGTGGCGGCTGGTGGCCGAAGCCGCATGAGCGGCGCCCGCGCGCGCTGAAGCGCTGTGCAGGCCATTGACTGGCAGGTCCCCTGGTTCGCGCCCTGGCGCGAGACCGGCGAACCGGTGGCCCGACGCGTGGCCGCTGGCGTGCCGCTGCACGAGGCGCTGAACGCGCAGCCTGGTGCGCCGCTCTGCTTTGTGCCCCAGGAAACGCTGCCTCCCGGCACGGCCTACGAGCGCTATATTTTCGATAGCGGAGAGTGCCCGACGCGCGCGGGCTACCATGACTTTTTCAATGGAATCTGCTGGCTGGCACTGCCCCACACCAAAAAGGCCCTCAACGCCCTGCAGGCGGGCGAGATCACCCGCGCAGGGGTGGGCGCCGCGCGCGGCCCGGTGCGCGACGCCGTCACGGTGTTCGACGAGAACGGCGCGCTGCTGGACGCCCCGGCGCCGCTGTGGGACGCACTGCTCGCGCGCGACTGGCATCGGCTCTTCGTTGAGCTGCGGCCGCTTTGGCGGCAGGCGCGGCTGCTGGTGGTGGGGCATGCGCTGCTCGAAAAGCTGGTTTCCCCGAGAAAAGTGCTTACAGCCCATGTCTGGCGGGCACAGTGCGCTATGGATTCAATAGCAAAAGCCGACGGCTGGCTGGCCGCGCAATGCACGGCGGGGCGCCTGGCGGGCAAGCCCTTCACGCCGCTGCCGGTGCTCGGCGTGCCCGGCTGGTGGGCCGAAAACCAGAACTTTTCCTTCTATGATGACTCCCTTGTATTCCGTCCCCGCAGGCTGCCGATAGCACCAGAACAACAAGGCATTCTGCGAACCCCGCTCTCTTGAACCGGCCGCCGGCGGCCTCATCTTTGCGCGGGGTGAACTTCAATCACGCCTCGGAGATTTCATGAAACGCATTGCACTTTTCGTGTTGACCAACCTTGCGGTGGTCGTGGTGCTGGGCATCGTTGCCAGCCTGCTGGGCGTCAACCGCTACCTCACGGCCAATGGCCTGAACCTCACCGCGCTGCTCGGCTTTGCGCTGATCATGGGTTTTGGCGGCGCCTTCATCTCGCTGCTGATCAGCAAGCCGGTGGCCAAATGGAGCGCTGGCGTGCAGGTGATCGAGCAGCCGCGCAACGCCGATGAAGCCTGGATCGTCGAGACCGTGCGCAAGCTGGCCGACCAGGCCCAGATCGGCATGCCCGAAGTGGGCATCTTCGAGGGCGCGCCCAACGCCTTCGCCACGGGCGCGTTCAAGAACTCGGCGCTGGTTGCCGTGTCCACCGGCCTGCTGCAGGGCATGACGCGCGACGAGGTCGAGGCGGTCATCGGCCACGAGGTGGCCCACATTGCCAACGGCGACATGGTCACCATGACGCTGATCCAGGGCGTGATGAACACCTTCGTGGTGTTCCTGAGCCGGGTCATCGGTTATGCAGTCGACAGCTTCCTGAACCGCGGCAACGACAACCGTTCGGGCCCCGGCATCGGCTACTGGGTCACCACCATCGTGCTGGACATCGTGCTGGGCTTTGCCGCGGCCATCGTGGTGGCCTGGTTCAGCCGCCAGCGCGAGTTCCGTGCCGACGCGGGCTCGGCCCGGCTGCTGGGCCGCCGCCAGCCCATGATCAACGCGCTGGCCCGGCTGGGCGGCATGGCACCGGGCGAGTTGCCCAAGAGCGTGCAGGCCATGGGCATCACCGGCGGCATCGGCAAGCTGTTCAGCACGCATCCGCCGATTGAAGAGCGCATCGCCGCGCTGCAAAGCGCGCAGGGCTGAGCGCGCGTCGCCCGGTTCCGCAAGCCGCCCCCCGGGCGGCTTTTTTCATCCTGCCCGGGTGATGCCCGCCGCCACGGCTTCCGCCACCTTGATGCCATCCACACCCGCCGACAGGATGCCGCCCGCGTAGCTTGCGCCCTCGCCCGCGGGGTACAGGCCGCGCACATTCAGGCTCTGGAAATCATTGCCCCGGGTCATCTTGAGTGGTGATGAGGTTCGCGTCTCCACGCCCGTGAGCAGGGCATCGGCCATGTCGTAGCCCTTGATCTTGCGGCCGAACACGGGCAGGGCTTCCTGCATGGCCTCGATCGCGTAGCGCGGCAGCGCCGCGTGCAGGTTGGTCAGCTTCACGCCGGGCTTGTACGAGGGCAGCACGCTGCCCAGGGCCGTGGACGGCCGGCCCGCGAGGAAATCCTCGACGCGCTGGCCGGGAGCCTCGTAGGTGCGGCCCCCCATCTCGAACGCGTTGGACTCCAGCTGGCGCTGCAACACGATCCCGGCCAGTGGGTGAAAGGGCCGGTCGGGCGGTGCCTGCAGGCTGCCGAATTCGTCGCCCAGCGTGGCGGCCACGGCCGCCGCATCGGTGGGGTAGTCGCGCGGGTCAATGCCCACCACCATGCCGGCATTGGCATTGCGCTCGTTGCGCGAATACTGGCTCATGCCATTGGTCACCACACGGCCGGGCTCGGACGTGGCGGCCACCACCGTACCGCCCGGGCACATGCAGAAGCTGTAGACGCTGCGCCCGTTGGCCGCGTGGTGCACCAGCTTGTAATCGGCCGCGCCCAGCAGCGGGTGGCCCGCGTGGCGGCCCCAGCGCGCGCGGTCGATCACGCCCTGCGGGTGCTCGATGCGAAAGCCGATCGAGAACGGCTTGGCCTCCATCCACACGCCGCGCCGGTAGAGCATGGCAAAGGTGTCGCGCGCGCTGTGGCCCAGCGCCATGACCACGTGGTCGGCGCGCAGCGCCTGGGTCTGGCCCGTGGCCTGGTCCCGCACGCTCAGCCCGCGCAGCTGGCGCCCGCCAGGGCCGTCTTCAATCAGCACATCGGTCACGCGCTGCTGGAACCGCACCTCGCCGCCCATCGCGATGATCTGCGCGCGCAGGTTTTCCACCACCTTCACGAGCTTGAAGGTGCCGATGTGCGGGTGGGCGACAAACAGGATTTCCTCGGGCGCGCCGGCCTTGACGAACTCCGCCATCACCTTGCGGCCCAGGTGGCGCGGGTCCTTGATCTGGCTGTAGAGCTTGCCGTCGCTGAAGGTACCGGCGCCGCCCTCGCCAAACTGCACATTGCTCTCGGGGTGCAGCGTGTTCTTGCGCCACAGGTCCCAGGTGTCCTTGGTGCGCTCGCGCACCGGCTTGCCGCGCTCCAGCACGATGGGGCGCAGGCCCATCTGCGCCAGCGCCAGCGCGGCAAAAATGCCGCAGGGGCCAAAGCCCACCACCACCGGGCGCAGCGGCGGGGCCGTGGCCGCCTGCACGGGCGGGTGCCAGGCCATGTCGGGCGTGGGCTGGATGTGCGGGTGGCCCGCATGGTGCGCAAGCAGCGCCACCGTCTGCGACGGCTCGGCCAGCGTCACATCAACGATGAAGACCGCCATGAGCTCGGCCTTGCGCGCGTCAAAACTGCGCTTGAAGACATGGAGGGCGGCGATGCGGTCCGGCGCGATGCCGAGCAGGCCGGCAGCGGCAGTGCGCAAGGCCGCGTCGGGCTGCTCCGCCTGGGCCAGCGTGAGCTTGATTTCTGAAATTCGGATCATCGGACTTGCGGGCTTGTGGTTATCAAGCAGAAGGCAGGGATGATACGGCCCCGTCGAGATTGAACGGGGCCGGGCAGGCCCAGGGCAGGCCTCAGGCGGGCAGGAAACCTTCGATCGAGAGGTAGCGCTCGCCCGTGTCGTAGTTGAAGCCCAGCACCGTCGCGCCCTTGGGCAGCGATGGCAGCTTCTGGGCGATGGCGGCCAGCGTGGCGCCCGAGGAAATGCCCACGAGCATGCCTTCCTCGCGGGCCGCGCGGCGGGCCATCTCGCGCGCCGGTTCGGCATCGACCTGGATCACGCCGTCCAGCAGGCTGGTGTCCAGGTTCTTCGGAATGAAGCCCGCGCCAATGCCCTGGATGGGGTGGGGCGCCGGGGCGCCGCCCGAGATCACGGGCGAGGCCACGGGCTCCACGGCAAACACCTGCAGCTTGGGCCATTTCGCCTTGAGCACCCGGGCGCAACCCGTGATGTGGCCGCCCGTGCCCACGCCCGTGATCAGCGCGTCCACGCCGTCCGGGAAGTCGGCCAGGATTTCCTGGGCCGTGGTTTGCACGTGGACGTCAATGTTGGCCGGGTTCTCGAACTGCTGGGGCATCCAGGCGCCGGCCGTGGCGGCCACCAGTTCCTCGGCGCGGGCAATGGCGCCCTTCATGCCTTTTTCCCGGGGCGTGAGGTCAAAGCTGGCGCCATAGGCCAGCATCAGCCGGCGGCGCTCGACGGACATGCTGTCGGGCATCACCAGCACCAGCTTGTAGCCCTTGACGGCGGCCACCATGGCCAGGCCGATGCCGGTGTTGCCCGAGGTGGGCTCGATGATGGTGCCGCCGGGTTTGAGCGCGCCGGACTTTTCCGCCGCCTCGACCATGGACAGCGCGATCCGGTCCTTGATCGACCCACCGGGGTTGCTGCGCTCGGACTTGATCCAGACCTGGTGGTCGGCGCCGAACAGTCGGTTGACGCGCACGTGCGGCGTGCCGCCAATGGTTTGCAGAATGTTGCTGGCTTTCATTCGGGTCTCCTTGGGCTCACGTTCAAATCGGCCATTGTGGCGCACTGCGATAATGCCTGTGTGAAGTCGGCCAGACCGCCGCTGGTGCAATCGTGGAAACACGGCACTGGAGGAACGTCCGGACTGCGCAGGACAGCGTAGCAGGTAACACCTGTCCACCGTGAGGTGAGGATCAGAGCAACAGAGACGAGTCCCTTGGGGCCGCACCGGTGGCGCAAGCCGCAGGCACGAGCACCAAGGGGGTGAAACGGGCAATCTCTACGCGCAGCAATACCAAGTAGGCCAGCGTTGATGTGGTTCCGCAGAGCTGGCGGGTAGGTAGCATCGAGCCGGGTGGGCGACCCCCGGCCCAGAGTAATGGCGGTCACATTGGGGGCGACCCCGATGCACAGAATCCGGCTTATCGGCGGACTTCACACTTTTATTGCGGCGCCTGCGTTCAGCAGCCCGTGGCCTGCCCCTCGGCGAGCCGCTGCGCGCGCCCCCGCGTGTCGGGATGGCTGCTCAGCAGCTCCAGCAGGCCGGGCGGGGCGCCCGCCGCGGGCTGGCGCTGTTCCTTGCCACTGATGGCCAGCAGCAGTTCTCCCATCGGGGCCGTGGGCCTGCCGGTGCCGCGCATCAGCGCGACCGCAAAACAGTCCGCCTCGGTTTCGTGGCCACGCCGGTAGGCCAGCCCGGTGAGCAGCGAACCGCCCATGGACACGATGCTGGAAACATCGCCCAGCGCGAGCCCCAGGCCCACATTGAGCACCCCCTGCTCGACCACCATGCGCGTGGTGTGCCGGTGCACCACGTGACCGATTTCATGGGCCAGCACTCCCGTGAGCGCGTCGTCCCCCAGGCCGGCCGCCGTGGCCGCCTCGACCAGGCCGTCGGTCAGCACGATGGTGCCGCCCGGCAGGGCGAAGGCATTGGCCCCCATGCCCGAACGAAACGCCAGTGTCAGCCGCGGTTGGTAGCCGCTGTAGCGCCGCATGGACGGGGTCATGCCCGCGGCCAGCGCCTCAAAGTCGCGTGTCAGCGCCGCCTGACGCTGCAGGGGCAGCTTGCTGGGCTGCAGATCGCTGTGGTCCAGCTGCTGGAGTGCGCGATCAGCCAGGCTGGTTTCCCAGGCGAGGGGCACGTGGGCGGTCAGCTGCTGCGCGGCCCAGGGCGTGCCCCAGCGGTAGAAGGCCCCCAGCAGCAGCGCCGCCATGCCGAGCACCGCCACAAAGACGGTCCAGCGTGTTTGCATCCGCTGGGCCAGCGGGGCACGGGTGCCGGCCGCCACCAGGGCCGCCTGCCAGGCCGTGGTGTCGTCGATTTCCAGGCTGCCGCGCTCGCCCAGGTCCACCAGAACCATTCGCGGAGCGCGCGCGGCGCTCCAGGCCTGAGGCCAGCCGACGTCGCCATGGGCGAAATACAAAGGCGACGCATCCCGTGCCAGCGGATGCAGCGCGAGTGTG encodes:
- the aspA gene encoding aspartate ammonia-lyase, whose amino-acid sequence is MSGVFRVEHDFLGPRQIPANAYWGVHTARAVENFPISGTPISAMPDLIRALGHVKKAAARANAELGTLDRKRATAIMSACEKLIAGQHHDQFVVDVIQGGAGTSTNMNANEVIANLALEKLGLEKGRYDALHPNDHVNASQSTNDVYPTAVRLALWSGIDRLLAAMATLRGGFEAKAEEFKAVLKIGRTQLQDAVPMTLGQEFSTYAVMLEEDEARLREARALIQEINLGATAIGTGINTPHGYAELACRYLAEESGIPVVMASNLIEATQDTGAFVQLSGVLKRVATKLSKTCNDLRLLSSGPQAGFGEIRLPPRQAGSSIMPGKVNPVIPEVMNQVAFEVIGNDITVTMASEAGQLQLNAFEPIMGWSLFKSITHLGNACLTLQAHCVSGIEANHELLAKRVRESITLVTALNPIIGYEKAALIAKTAIASGMPVDQVAENLGILTRAQIEALLVPENLTQPLRPAP
- a CDS encoding amino acid ABC transporter substrate-binding protein translates to MNAPRWGIALAVTAACWASAAQAQGVLDRVKAGGKLVIAHRESSVPFSYIDPVSRQPMGYALDLCLKVAEAVGKKVGVKNVPVELMLVTPANRIAMVEQGKADMECGSTTNNAERRQKVAFTIPHFITGARLLVRADSKVDRIEDLMGKKLVSTKGTTPLKAADQANRERLMGITILEAPDHARAVEMVEKGEADAFVMDDVLLFGLAANRPNPAALKVVGKFLTTEPLAIMLPREDPAFKKVVDDEMRRLIVSHEILPIYDKWFAKPIPPKNTPLNLPVSYLLRDFWKYPTDQVPF
- a CDS encoding amino acid ABC transporter substrate-binding protein, whose translation is MKKHLLALAVATIATGSAFAQANDTLAKVKASGKIVMGVRESSAPLSYTLGDGKYAGYHVELCERIIKALAPAAKIEYTPVTSANRIPLVQNGTVDIECGSTTNNATRQKDVSFAYTTFVTEVRTAVKVSSGIKSISELNGKSLATTTGTTSVALLRKHERANGINFKEVYGKDHADSFLLLESGRADAFVMDDNILAGLIASSKSPKDYAIVGETLNVEPIAIMVRKDDPAFLKAVDAQIQGMMKTGEINKLYDKWFMNPIPPKNTSVNLAMGNVLKELIKSPNDKPAEDFNAKK
- a CDS encoding amino acid ABC transporter permease; its protein translation is MSLEWQIFCLDTIDREKVAGCFGSGRTQTYLDWLLSAWVQTIEVSLLSLAVALIIGSLIGTIRTLPDSPWLVRFGNFWVELFRNIPLLVQIFLWYHVIPVLFPAFAHTPKLVLVVFGLGFFTSARIAEQVRAGIQALPKGQRYAGMALGFTTFQYYRYVLLPMAFRIIIPPLTSESMNIFKNSSVAFAVSITELTFFAQQAGEETSRGVEIYLGVTILYIISAFTINRIMTFVEKRVRVPGFVASTGGGGH
- a CDS encoding amino acid ABC transporter permease — translated: MGELDFSFFTLEVFRSYVLKGLYFSVTLTAVATLGGILFGTLLALMRLSGIKALELPAVIYVNGMRSIPLLMVLLWFFLLVPLLIGRSIGAELSAVITFIAFEAAYFSEIMRAGIQSIPRGQVFAGQALGMTYGQNMKLVILPQAFRNMLPILLTQTIILFQDTSLVYIITAHDMLHGFSIAGANLSHTREAYILAAVAYFMICYALSYMVKMLQKKIAIIR
- a CDS encoding amino acid ABC transporter ATP-binding protein; this translates as MIEINNVSKWYGPVQVLNDCNVKINKGDVVVVCGPSGSGKSTLIKTVNGLEPIQKGEIFVDGIGLHDPKTDLPKLRSRVGMVFQHFELFPHLSVTENLTIAQIKVLGRSADEARTRGLKMLDRVGLMAHKDKFPGQLSGGQQQRVAIARALSMDPIVMLFDEPTSALDPEMVGEVLDVMVKLAKEGMTMMVVTHEMGFARKVASRVIFIDVGGRILEDCSTDEFFGHPENRQPRTKDFLDKILGH
- the pyrC gene encoding dihydroorotase, which translates into the protein MTQEITITRPDDWHLHVRDGAALATVVPHTAAQFGRAIIMPNLKPPVTTAALASAYRERILAAVPAGAAFEPLMTLYLTDLLPPDEIRRAKAAGVVACKLYPAGATTNSDAGVTDIRKTHATLEAMQREGLLLLVHGEVTSPDIDLFDREAVFIEQQLIPLRRDFPELKIVFEHITTREAAQYVASADRFTAATVTAHHLLYNRNAIFTGGIRPHYYCLPVLKRETHRQALVAAATGGSGKFFLGTDSAPHPAHLKEHATGCAGCYTAHAALEMYAEAFDAAGALDQLEAFASFNGPAFYGLPRNQGTVTLRRERWTPPDSFAFGEAELKPLRSGEALPWRLVAEAA
- a CDS encoding DUF3025 domain-containing protein, producing the protein MQAIDWQVPWFAPWRETGEPVARRVAAGVPLHEALNAQPGAPLCFVPQETLPPGTAYERYIFDSGECPTRAGYHDFFNGICWLALPHTKKALNALQAGEITRAGVGAARGPVRDAVTVFDENGALLDAPAPLWDALLARDWHRLFVELRPLWRQARLLVVGHALLEKLVSPRKVLTAHVWRAQCAMDSIAKADGWLAAQCTAGRLAGKPFTPLPVLGVPGWWAENQNFSFYDDSLVFRPRRLPIAPEQQGILRTPLS